The window CGATTGTGCCTTCTTTCATATAGGAAGGGGGAGAAGGAAGGAGGCGCATTATAGAGCGGGCTGTCACACTTTTTCCACTGCCAGACTCACCCACGATTCCTAGCGTTTCACCCTTCTTAACTTCGAAACTAACACCACGTACTGCATTGAAATCCTCCTCTCGGGCTATGAAAGAGACATGCAAGTCGGTAACTTTTAAAATAGTATCCAATGTAGACACCTTCCTGTAGACATATTTAGTAACAATAAATAATAGAATTGACAATATTGTGTTCATTACATATAGTATAGTTTACAGATAGGGATTATGCAATTTAGGGAGGAGGTTTTATTTAATGGGACAGGTGGTGTCGGATATCTTACAGCGATCCCATAGGAAGATGCAAGGGAGATGGATGTATAAGTACTTGCTTTTACTAGCCGGGCTTCCAATTCACTTGATAACTTATTTTTTCTACTTATTTAAAAGAAAGGATCATACCTATTTTTCTACCTTGGAAGAAGTAAAGAGCGAAATGATCGTAGCTGGTCACAAGGAAGATTTACTAGGTTTGTATAAAGAGCAATTGCTTAGGAAACAGGCTTTTTTTAAGGAGGAAGTAAACAAAGAGAAAACAAATCAGCAAGCTACTCAACTGGCTGAAGAACAATTTGAAAAGAAAACAATCGAAAAGACGGATGAGATTATTGGACGAAAAGGGATAGGGAAGCCAAGCTATTCCACCTATTTTGAGTCGTTATTTGCTCGACCTTCCTTCTTACTTGTTTCTTTTGTTCCTGGTATTTTTATGTATGTTCTTCTCTTCTTGCTTAGTAATCCGTTTATTAAATATGTAATAGAAAGACTTGTGCAAAGTGTTTTCGTTATTGCGGGTGTTGCTGTTCTTGTATTTACAATTCTCTACATATCACCATTTGACCCGGCTTCAAATATTATTGGTGTCTCTGCAACAAAAGAACAAATTATTTCATTTAATCATTTGTATGGATTGGATTTACCTTACTTGCAGCAATTGTGGAACGCTGTTAAGGGGATTGCAACATTCGATCTTGGTGCATCTTTTGCCGGGAATGAAGATGTGGCAGCAAGTATTGCAAATAAATTTCCAGTCACATTTACAATTGCAATGTATTCTGTGTTAATGGCAATTTTGATTGCAATTCCAGTTGGGATCATTTCTGCGACAAAGCCAAACTCTTTTCTGGATTATACGTTTATGTTCATTGCACTGATAGGTCTGTCAATCCCAAACTTTTGGCAAGGACTCATCTTTATCTTGAACTTTTCGATAAAACATCAATGGTTGCCTGCTACGTACAGCCCACAGAATGGGTTGTCGATGATTATGCCGATTGTTGTGCTGGGAACGGGGCTGACAGCATCTGTGGCTAGGATGATGCGCTCTTCTTTATTGGAGATCATTCATGAAGATTATATTATTACTGCCAAAGCAAAAGGGTTAAACAAACGCCAAGTACTATGGCGGCATGCGGTGGGAAATGCAATGATTCCTGTTGTTACAGTCATTGGTTTGTTATTTGGAGGCATGTTAGGTGGAGCAGCTGTGACGGAAAAAGTTTTTAATATCAAGGGGATTGGTAGCTATATTGTTGATAAGCAGTTCATTCCGGATATTCCCGCCATTATGGGTGGGGTCGTCTATATTGCTATTACCATTTCGCTGGTCAATTTACTTATCGATATTTTGTATGCTTTCCTTGATCCACGTATTCGTTCCAAAATGAAACAATCGTAAAGTAGGTGTGAAAATGAAAGCAACATCGACGAAAAGACATGCCCTAAAATTGTCTGGGGAATATTCACAGTCAATTTTCACATGGATTATTACCTTGGTCTTGACAGTGATTTTTCTTTCGAACAGTTTTGATATTAAATCTGGTGATGTAAATAGGAATATGTTTATGCTCTCCATTGCTTATGCTTTGTTCATGCTTATTCAAGTATTTATTACTTGGAAGGTGAAAAGAGATTTAATAAGGTACGGTGAAATTCAAAATGTGACAAGACGTTTTGGTTTTATTCAATTATTCAGCTTGTGTACAGGGAATATTTTCACGATAGCATTTGCATTTAGTTTGATAAACAAGAAAAAAACACCAGAGTATACATTTGCCGTTTATATGCTTCTAACACAGATTTTTGCGATTGCGATATCTGCACTTAATTTATTTAAACCGTATGTTTCAGATACCTTTTTACCGGCGATGAGTATATTAATAGGAATTGCGTTTTTTTATCTTATTGCGCTAATTCTTGTGATCAAATTTGTCGATGATACAACGGCTTCACCAGTGATGTCCATTATTGCTATCGTAGCGATTATTACCGCATTATCTGGTAATGTTTTTGCGCTACTTCTAGGCTATAGTTTGTTACTAAAGTCGAAAAGTCGTGATCGATCAAGAATTATAAAATGGAACACGATGTGGGGGAAAATTACACGCAACTCCACAGCAGGCATGGGCTTGTTATTCATTATCCTACTGCTGACAATCTCGGTCGTTAGTAAGTTCACCTTTGATTATGAGTTTGCCGTAGATAATGATTATGGGAATCTTTTGCAGAGCCCAAGTCTTGCTTATCCATTAGGAACAGATAACTTCGGCAGGGATCTGTTTTCAAGAATTATATTTGGAGCTAGGATTTCCTTGCTTGTTGGGTTTGCTTCAACTGCGATTCCGGCAATTATCGGAGGGTTTTTGGGGGCGATTGCCGGCTATTATAGCAATCGGACGGATAATATCATTATGCGTCTGCTTGATGTTTTATATGCCATTCCCGGAATTCTACTGGCAATTGCCATTATTGCAGCTTTTGGCGCCAATACAACAAATCTTATTATCGCACTCAGCGTTGGGTCCATCCCGACATATGCTAGAACGATGCGAGCGAATGTATTAATGGTATCGAACTATGATTTTGTCGATTCAGCGCGTGCACTTGGCACTTCGGATTTCTCGATTATTTTTAAACAGATTGTGCCGAATTCTCTTGCACCGATGATTGTTAAGTCGACATTGACAATCGGGAGCGCGGTAATTGCAACAAGTAGTTTAAGTTATTTAGGACTTGGCGTAGAGCCGCATATTCCGGAGTGGGGGAATATACTGAAAATCGGCAGCACCTATCTTGAATCTCATTCCTATCTGGCTATTTTTCCAGGGCTTGCCATCATTGCTCTTGTTCTGTCTTTCAACTTTTTAGGAGACGGACTGCGGGATGCATTAGATCCAAAGTTAGACTAACTGAACACAAGATGAAGGAGGAAAAAGTTCATGAAGAAAGTTTTATTTCCAGTCTTACTGATAGTGATATTGGTTTTAACTGGCTGTGTGCAAACGAAATCGGATGTCAGCGAACAAGAGGATACAGTTAAAGGTGGCGTTAAAGACGATACAAAAGCTGAAATTGAAGTTCTTGGTATGAGTTCTAGTGAAGAGGACATGAATATCGTACGGGATCAATTGACGAAAAATGGATTTGAAGTAAAATTAAATATTCAGCCCGATTATGGCAGTTTCAAAGCCCAACAAGATGCTGGGAATTATGATGTTGCTGTATCTAGTTGGACAACAGTTACTGGAAATCCAGATTATGCAGTCCGTTCTTTATTCAAAACAGGCGGCGATTATAGTATTTTAGCAGATACTGTAGTTGATGAATTAGTCGATAAAGCCAGCACAGAAACGCCAGATGAATTTGTTGAGACATATAAGCAGTTGGAACAACAGCTTGTTACGGAGAAAGCCTATATTGCGCCGCTTTACAATTCATTCAAAGCACAAGGTGTTTATAAGGAAGTGCTGAATGTAGATACGGTTCGACTCGCAAAATCACGTGCGGTTGCGTGGGAAACAATTGACTTTAATGATGCGTCTATGAGAGATAAAGAACCTTTAATTATGCAGCAAGCGTTGGGTGCACTGACATCTCTTGACCCGATTAAAGGAAATGACGGTTCCATTAATACGTTAAACACTAATTTATATGTTCGACTTGTAAATCTTACGGATGATGATGTTGTCGTTTCAGATGGTTCTCTATCTTATAATCACAGTATCGCTGAAGGAAATTCGGAGTACTATTTTATTCTTCGAGATGACATCAACTTTGCAGCGGTTGCAGATGGGAAGGCTGTGGATACCGGAGAGCGCGTAGGGGCAGATGATGTTATCTTCTCGTTAAATCGTGCAAAAGACAAAGACTCAGTTCCTGATCACCGGACATACAGTCTGCATGAGCATATTAAAGACGCAGAAGTTGTAACAGATCTTGCTGCTCTTGATCAAATCCAACAGTCAGATGGTAGCGGTACGGTCAAAGAAGCGCTTGAAATAGGGTTGGACGTAAAAATCTCAGAACTTGTGGGGGACAAAACTAAGGCAAACAGTAAAGAAGGAAAATACCAAGTTATTAAAATGACGACAACTGAACCATTCCCACAAGTCTTGAATTATTTAGCACATCAATCTGCTGGAATTGTTTCGAAAAAACAAGTTGAAAGTATTAACACCTATGATGTTGCAGCATTTGATGTGAACAAGGATATTCCATACGGTGATCAAAATACTGTTACGGAAGGTGCAAGCTACAACAATACACTGTATGCAAGTGGACCCTATATTTTAGTGAAAAAGAATGACTACGAAGCAGATTTCGTGAAAAATCCTGCGTACCGACCTGGTACGGATTTTGAACCAATTATTTCAAATGTCATTGTGCGTTTCATTGCAGATGCGGATAGTGCATTATCTTCATTACGAAATGGTGAAATTCACTTATTCAATGGTGTACCGGAAACAAAGTATGATCTTGTTGAGAATAATGATAAACTGTTCTTGCAAAAGAATGATAGCAATGCAGTTTCGTATTTGCTATTCAACACGGCCAATCGCGAAGTTGCAACAAGCGAGGATTTAAGAAAAGCAGTGCTTTATTCAATTAACCAAGACGAATTCTTAAGCTATTACCAAGGGAATAAGAAAAAAGCATTTTCCACAGTAAGCCCACTTGTGAATACAGGTAATGAACTTGTTGCGGACTCTGCAAAGGCAAAAGAGTATTTGGAAAAATATAAAGCAACAAAATAAAACAATCGAGACCAATCTTCCTTGTGTTATGAGGAAGTAGACTCAAAAAGCCAGTGGAGCATAATGCTCCACTGGCTTTTTGACGTATTATTTTACCTTGAATGGCGTCTGAATCGGTTGATTAAAGCGGGCAGTATCGGAAGTGCCAAAATCAAGCAAAGTAAGGTATCAATTCAAAAAAAAATGGAGGTCTCTCTTTCAAAGCCGAAATTATTTATTCCACCAAAAAGCTAAAAAAGTATAGTTAATGTTAAAAAAACACCGTTGATAGCGCTTTCATATTGAATTTTCAGAGTTTATGATTAAGTAGTAAATACTTTTTATTCAAAAAGAGAGGGGTAAAAAAATGATTAAGAAGTTTAAGGGGTTAACATTTTTGGCAATCTTGATGGTGTTCGCACTCGTCGCAGCTGGATGTAACAATGACGGAGGTAGTTCGGTTGACGTAGGTATTGTATTACCGACGAAGGATGAACCTCGATGGGTACAGGATGAGCAACGTTTCAAGGATGCATTAGCAGATTCAGATTATTCAACGGAAATTTTATTTAGTCAAGGGTCTTCAGCGAAAGAAAAAGAAAATGTAGAGGCATTATTAAATAAAGGCATCAAGGTATTGATCATCACTCCTCATGATGGTGCGGCTGCTGCATCTGCAGTAGAAGCAGCGAAAAAAGAGGGTGTAACTATTATAGCGTATGACCGTTTAATTACAGATACGGATGCAGTGGATTATTATGTAACATTCGATAGTTTAGCAGTAGGTGCTGCACAAGCACAGTATTTAGTGGACAATGCACAGGGGTCTGACGTTCCGCTATACCTTTATGCAGGGGCGGCTTCAGATAACAACGCATTTTTATTCTTCGAAGGGGCCTGGAAAGTGCTTCAACCGAAAATTGCAGATGGTACCTTTAAAATTGCTAACTCAAGTGAAG of the Sporosarcina sp. FSL K6-1508 genome contains:
- a CDS encoding sugar ABC transporter substrate-binding protein; this translates as MIKKFKGLTFLAILMVFALVAAGCNNDGGSSVDVGIVLPTKDEPRWVQDEQRFKDALADSDYSTEILFSQGSSAKEKENVEALLNKGIKVLIITPHDGAAAASAVEAAKKEGVTIIAYDRLITDTDAVDYYVTFDSLAVGAAQAQYLVDNAQGSDVPLYLYAGAASDNNAFLFFEGAWKVLQPKIADGTFKIANSSEAEGLKDSVDLSRDQLGKIIGQVTTNWDANDAKNKAQTHLTAAGDDLKGDVAVLAPNDGTARSIADVFASDSVISSYFVTGQDAEKASIQYIIDGKQSMTVFKDVRALVKDAMGMAVEILDGNTPETTGSYDNGSVEIKAKQTDVIVVNEDNVKSELIDSEYYEASEFTGLE
- a CDS encoding ABC transporter permease, whose amino-acid sequence is MKATSTKRHALKLSGEYSQSIFTWIITLVLTVIFLSNSFDIKSGDVNRNMFMLSIAYALFMLIQVFITWKVKRDLIRYGEIQNVTRRFGFIQLFSLCTGNIFTIAFAFSLINKKKTPEYTFAVYMLLTQIFAIAISALNLFKPYVSDTFLPAMSILIGIAFFYLIALILVIKFVDDTTASPVMSIIAIVAIITALSGNVFALLLGYSLLLKSKSRDRSRIIKWNTMWGKITRNSTAGMGLLFIILLLTISVVSKFTFDYEFAVDNDYGNLLQSPSLAYPLGTDNFGRDLFSRIIFGARISLLVGFASTAIPAIIGGFLGAIAGYYSNRTDNIIMRLLDVLYAIPGILLAIAIIAAFGANTTNLIIALSVGSIPTYARTMRANVLMVSNYDFVDSARALGTSDFSIIFKQIVPNSLAPMIVKSTLTIGSAVIATSSLSYLGLGVEPHIPEWGNILKIGSTYLESHSYLAIFPGLAIIALVLSFNFLGDGLRDALDPKLD
- a CDS encoding ABC transporter permease codes for the protein MGQVVSDILQRSHRKMQGRWMYKYLLLLAGLPIHLITYFFYLFKRKDHTYFSTLEEVKSEMIVAGHKEDLLGLYKEQLLRKQAFFKEEVNKEKTNQQATQLAEEQFEKKTIEKTDEIIGRKGIGKPSYSTYFESLFARPSFLLVSFVPGIFMYVLLFLLSNPFIKYVIERLVQSVFVIAGVAVLVFTILYISPFDPASNIIGVSATKEQIISFNHLYGLDLPYLQQLWNAVKGIATFDLGASFAGNEDVAASIANKFPVTFTIAMYSVLMAILIAIPVGIISATKPNSFLDYTFMFIALIGLSIPNFWQGLIFILNFSIKHQWLPATYSPQNGLSMIMPIVVLGTGLTASVARMMRSSLLEIIHEDYIITAKAKGLNKRQVLWRHAVGNAMIPVVTVIGLLFGGMLGGAAVTEKVFNIKGIGSYIVDKQFIPDIPAIMGGVVYIAITISLVNLLIDILYAFLDPRIRSKMKQS
- a CDS encoding ABC transporter substrate-binding protein gives rise to the protein MKKVLFPVLLIVILVLTGCVQTKSDVSEQEDTVKGGVKDDTKAEIEVLGMSSSEEDMNIVRDQLTKNGFEVKLNIQPDYGSFKAQQDAGNYDVAVSSWTTVTGNPDYAVRSLFKTGGDYSILADTVVDELVDKASTETPDEFVETYKQLEQQLVTEKAYIAPLYNSFKAQGVYKEVLNVDTVRLAKSRAVAWETIDFNDASMRDKEPLIMQQALGALTSLDPIKGNDGSINTLNTNLYVRLVNLTDDDVVVSDGSLSYNHSIAEGNSEYYFILRDDINFAAVADGKAVDTGERVGADDVIFSLNRAKDKDSVPDHRTYSLHEHIKDAEVVTDLAALDQIQQSDGSGTVKEALEIGLDVKISELVGDKTKANSKEGKYQVIKMTTTEPFPQVLNYLAHQSAGIVSKKQVESINTYDVAAFDVNKDIPYGDQNTVTEGASYNNTLYASGPYILVKKNDYEADFVKNPAYRPGTDFEPIISNVIVRFIADADSALSSLRNGEIHLFNGVPETKYDLVENNDKLFLQKNDSNAVSYLLFNTANREVATSEDLRKAVLYSINQDEFLSYYQGNKKKAFSTVSPLVNTGNELVADSAKAKEYLEKYKATK